In Hyphomicrobiales bacterium, the genomic stretch AATGTTGTACGTGCCAGCCGACCCGCAACACAAATGCCCCTCAGGCACATCTGACACAGCAAACCCGGCAGCACGCAACAAGTTCTTTGGCTGCATCGTGATCTTCTGACCATGTTGCATTGAACAGGCCGAATGATAAGCGAGCTTTATCTCTGGCTTGAATGCTGGCGTTGGCAATTCTGTCTCGCTTAGATATTCGACAATATCTTTTGCAAGAGCTGATACCTTTTTCGCCTTTTGGGCATAAGCCGCATCATCACGCAGCATGTGGCCGTAATCCTTGATTGTCGTGCCACAGCCTGAGGCGGTGATCACAATCGCATCGAGGCCATCGCCCTCTATTTCCGCCGTCCATGCATCAACATTTTGGCGAGCCGAAACAAGCGCTGCATCTTCTTTACCCATGTGATGAACGAGCGCACCGCAACAGCCCTCACCCTTTGGCAGGACGACTTCAATGTCCAACCGCTTCAACAAAGAGATGGTCGCTTCATTGGTGCCCGGCTGCAATACAGGCTGGGCACAGCCAGATAGGATTGCAACACGCCCGCGTTTTTGACCCGTGGCTTCATAGACTTTCGGGCCAACGGCGTCAGTTTTCTCAGGCAACGACGAAGGTGCTAAATCCAACATGGCACCAAAGCGCTCTGTCATCGGGATAGATTTCATTACACCTGCAAAGGGCTTGCCCAATTTTGCCAATTTGGTGGCTGTTCTAAAGCGGCTTGGATAAGGCAGCACATTTGCCAAGATCGTACGGATCAACCGATCCATAAACGGGCGTTTATAGGTGTTTTCGATATGGGCGCGAGCATGATCAACCAGATGCATGTAATGCACGCCAGATGGGCAAGTGGTCATGCAAGAAAGACAGGACAAACAGCGGTCGATATGTTTGACGGTTTTTGCGTCTGCCGGACGATCGTTCTCCAACATTTCTTTAATCAGATAAATGCGACCGCGTGGACTGTCGAGTTCATCGCCTAAAGTGAGATAAGTCGGGCATGTCGCCGTGCAAAAACCACAATGAACACAGCTTCGCAAAATCTTTTCAGAATGCGCAGTATGGCTGTCTTTTAATTGGTCAGGGCTAAAATTCGTTTGCATATTCAGTCCCTATCCTTCTGCAACCATGAGCCCAGTGTTCAACACACCGGCAGGGTCAAAACTTTTCTTAATGCCATGAGAGACCACTTTTAAGGGCTCTATTTGAGGTTCAAACACATCAATGCGGGATCTCAACTCTTCAGATCCACGAATGAGCGTTGCATAACCTTCTGCTGCATTGGCTGCATTACGAACAGTCTCAACGCCGGCATCATCTTCTTCATCAATAGCAAGCCAAACCAAGCCGCCAGACCAATCAAAATAATAGGTGCAGTCAATCGCCTGCTCTATCACTGCAATCGTATTCGGCGCTGATGTTGGACGCACAGACAATTTCCAGATGGCTTTGTTCTTTGGCTCTGTAAGAAATGTGACATCACGAACACTCGCCCAAAGATCGCCCTGCGTCTTGCCTTCAACGACACTCGCCTCACCATAGTTCGCGAGAGCTTTTTGAAGCTCAGCCAAACGATAGCTTACTTGTTCATCAAAGCCTTCAACCCGTATGAGTGTGCGTGGACCTTTGTCGCCAATACAAGCGGGCAAATGCGCAAGTCCTGTTGGTTCAAACGGCGTTCCAGCGGCAGCACAAAGCGCTTGTATTGCAGTTTCATCATCAAGCCCTTTGAACATCAACGTCGCAACACGGTCTGGTGCAGGCAGCAGCTTAAAGATGACTTCCGTTAAAAGCCCCAGCGTGCCCCATGCACCGGCCTGTAGCTTCACAAGATCAAGGCCCGTCACGTTCTTCATAACGCGGCCACCATTTTTGATAATCTCGCCTTTGCCGTTGACGAAGCGAACACCGATGAGGCTATCGCGCGCAGCACCGCCGTAGATGCGGCGTGGGCCTGAAATATTGCCAGCAACAACGGCACCAATTGTCGGCGAACCTTTCGTGCCAAGCAAAGCGCTATGATCCATCGGCTCAAACGTCAGCATTTGTTTATTGTCTGCTAAGGCCTTTTGTATCTCGGCCACTGGTGTACCAGCTTTCGCCGCCAACACCATTTCGCCCGGCTCATACAGGCTAATGCCAGATAAGTTTTTGGTCGAAAGCACTTCATCGGTTGTGATGTTTTGTCCGATAGAAGAACGCGTGCCACCCCCTTGAATGCGCAACCGCGTTCCCGCTGCTGTGGCTTCTTGAATGATTTTTGCTGCTTCTTCTTCAGTCTTTGGTGCGTGGGTAATCATGCCGCAGCCTTCTTCTTTTTATCTTTATCATCGCCCCTTGCATCAAGCGGGAAGACTTTCGCAGGGTTCATGAGCCAGTTCGGATCAAAAACAGCACGAACAGCCATTTGTTGATCGAGATCAACTTGGTCAAATTGGTGCAGCATTAGATCGCGTTTTTCGATGCCGACACCGTGCTCACCTGTGAGGCAGCCTCCAACGTCAACACAAAGCTTCAAGATATCATCGCCTGCAAGCTGCGCTTTCATCCGCTCTTCAGGATCGTTCACATTGTGCAAGATCAACGGGTGCATATTGCCATCACCAGCGTGGAAAACATTGGCAACGCGCAGGCCATAATGCTCGATAATTTTCGTCGTTTCTTTCAACACATGGTCAAGTTTTGAAAGCGGTACGGTGCCATCCATACAGATATAGTCAGCAACACGACCCGTTGCGCCAAAGGCCGATTTGCGGCCTTTCCAAATGGCAGCGGCTTCCATCGCGGATTGGCTTTCTTTGATGGTGGCAACATTATTACGTTTCGCAATCTCGACAATGCGCGCAAGCATTGCATCCATCTCAACCTCAGAGCCTTCAACCTCTACGATGAGCAACGCTTCCACTTCGAGTGGGTAACCAGCATGGGCGAATTCTTCGCAGATATGAATGGCTTCTTTGTCCATATATTCAATGGCAACTGGCACGATACCTTCGGCAATAATATCCGCGACACAAGCACCTGCGACCGTTGGATCATCAAAGCCAAACAGAACAGGCCGTGCGCCTTCAGCCTTGTGCAAAATTCTAACAACAGCTTCCGTTACAATACCCAGCTGCCCTTCAGACCCGCACATTAAACCAAGCAAGTCATAGCCAGGTGCATCAAGCGCCTCACCACCAATATCAACGATGGTGCCGTCTAGCATCACCATTTTGATGCCCATTAGATTATTTGTCGTGACACCATATTTTAGACAGTGTGCCCCGCCCGAGTTCATGCCGATATTGCCTGCGATTGTGCAAGCAAGTTGCGATGAAGGATCTGGCGCATAAAAGAAGCCATCCGGCCCCACATGCTCCGACACGCGAAGATTGGTCACGCCGGCTTGTACCCGCGCCATTCTATTGGCGAAATCAACATCAAGCACTTGGTTCATTTTTGAAACGCCGATCACAACCGCATCTTCTTGCGGGATCGCGCCTCCAGCCAGAGATGTTCCAGCACCACGCGGCACAACAGGCACCCCCTGTTCAACGCAATATTTTAAAACTGCGGCTGTCTGCTCAGTGGTTTCTGGCAAGACTACCGCCAACGGAACACGCCTGTAAGAAGTAAAGGCATCCGTTTCATAGGGCACCAATTCGCGTTCATCGCTTATCAAGCAATCGTGAGGTATGAGGGCCGATAACCCATTTACAATCGAATCCCGCCTTGCGAGAATGTCTGGGTTTGGTTTTGGAATTTCAATCTCTGACATTTTTTCTCCAAATCGACGCTGATCAACTATGCAGCTTGCAATGGACCTTTGCGGTATTATGCGAGCCACGCAAGAACACAAGGAGAGATTTATAGGGTTTGCCGCAAAATTGCCAAACAAAAGCATCTATCTTTGCCAACAAAAATAAAAGCATCGCTTAATTGGGAAACTCCTTCCAATCTACCGGTGTATGAGAAAAAGATGCAAACCATGGCAGTTGACCCTAGGGAAGAATTACGATAGGCCCGCGGCCTAATTCCGCACCGCAGAATGACACACATTTCGCTAGTGCGATGTTTTTTGGGGGGAACCAAAAAAAACTGGAATACATGAGCTTTCTCAATTTTAATTGAGCGAGCAAATGCACTATAATGCACACGCCTACAAGGGGAACAAATACGGGTAATGGCATATTTCCATGATTTTGAAATTTTCGCGCGTGTTGTCGCGACAGGCAGCATGTCTGCTGCTGGACGAGAGCTGGGGTTTTCTCCAGCACTAATATCGAAGAGAATGAAGCGCCTCGAGGAAAGACTTGGCGTTAGACTTTTGCAACGAACCACGCGGCAAATCGCACTTACTGAAGTTGGGCAAGGTTTCTACGAACGAATCTTGAACATTCTGGCAAGTGTAGAGGAAGCTGAAAACTACGCGACAAGGCGTTCGGAGACCGTGCGCGGCACGCTAAAGGTTGCAGCACCAACAACGTTTGGTCGCATGCACATAGCACCCTATTTGCCGCAGCTTTTAGCGAAAAATCCTGACATCTCGATCACCCTTGACCTATCTGATGACTTTGTTGATTTGGTTGCTGATGGTGTTGATATCGCGATACGAATTGCTGAGCTTAAAGATTCAAGCCACGTGGCCAAGAAACTGGCTGCAAACACACGCATTTTATGTGCATCACCTGAATATCTCAAAAAACATGGTGAGCCAAAAAGCATAGCTGATTTGGCAAATCACCAATGTTTGGCAACTGCCAGCCAAGATATTTGGAACATGGTTGGGCCGGATGGTCCTGTCACAATCAAGCCAGAGGGTTCAGTCAAAACCAATTCCAGCGAAGTTGTGCGGGAAGCAGCCCTTGCAGGCCTTGGTATCGCCAACCGCTCAACATGGGATGTGGGGGCGGAGCTTGCCAACGGCAAACTCAAAATCATCTTGCCACAATATCGCGGGTCACGGAATGTGGGTGTCTACGCGATCTACCCAAGCCGCCAGTATCTACCAACGAAAGTGCGCGTATTCTTGGATTACCTGTCCTCACTTTATGGCGGGGCCAATCCATATTGGGAAAAAGGGCTAGAGAAGGTATTGAAGAAAGACTAGGTGTTCCCCGCCTTTCAAGGCTTATCTCTAGTCGTTCAAAACCAGGTTATGGCGGCCGACATTGGCAATGTCGGTTTCGCCACATAGCCCCATCGTGATATCCAGTTCTTTCTGTAAAATTTCAAGCGACTTGGTGACACCTGGTTTTCCCAGCGCGCCAAGGCCATAGATATAAGAACGCCCGATGAAAGTGCTTTTTGCGCCCATCGCAATGGCACGAAAAACATCTTGGCCAGAGCGTATGCCGCTATCAAAATGCACATCGACCTTATCGCCAACCGCATCGACGATTTCGCGCAGCACATCGTAAGAAGCAAGCGCGCCATCAAGCTGCCGCCCACCATGGTTTGAGACGACGATCGCATCCACATCAAGATCTGCTGCAATCTTCGCGTCTTCAACGTCATTGATGCCTTTAAGAATGAGCTTGCGATCCCAATGCTTTTTGACCCACTCTACAGAGTTCCAATCAAGGGTCGGATCAAATTGACTTGCCGTCCATTCACTCAAGGAGGACATATCCTCAACACCAGACACATGACCAAAAATATTGCCAAAGTTACGGCGTTTGGTCTGCAACATCTTCAAGCCCCAGCGCGGCTTGAACATAAGATCGAACATAACGCGCGGCGTTGGCTTTGGTGGTGTTGAAAGGCCGTTCTTCACATCCCGATGGCGCTGCCCTAACACTTGCAGATCAAGGGTCAACATCAAAGCAGAACAATTGGCATCATGCGCGCGGCGCATCAAGTTTTCGGAAAAACCACGATCACGCATCACATAGAGCTGAAACCAAAACGGGTTTTTGGTATGTTCAGCCACATCCTCAATTGAGCAGATCGACATGGTCGTAAGTGTGAATGGCACACCAAACTCTTCTGCAGCTTGTGCCGCAAGTATCTCACCATCAGCGTGCTGCATGCCGGTCATTCCAACCGGACCAAGTGCCACAGGCATCACGGCATCTTCACCGATTATCTTGGTTGTCACCGAACGATTATCAATATTGACGGCGACCCGCTGGCGAAGCTTTTGCTTTTGCAATGCTGCTTCATTGTCGAAATAGGTGCTTTGGGTCCAAGAGCCAGTATCTGCATATTCATAAAACATTTTAGGCACCCGCTTTTTAGCAAGCGCTTGAAGGTCGTATATATCGGTAATTACTGGCATGGCCACGTGTCCCCCTGTTGGTCTATCCTTTTTAGAAACAGTTTCGTGAAATTCCAAGCAAAACTATGGAATAGTGAAACGATCATGCTTTTTGGGGGATACAACAATGCCACTGCAAAACCGAATGGACCCTGAAGGCTGCATCCATATAACCCCTTCGCGTGGGACGATGATGGGCAATCGTGGCGGGCGCATCCATGATCCTGAGACGAAAACACTCACCAATCGTCGTTGGGCAAACAAGGCTTGGATCATCTGCGTAACAGAGTTCAACAACCGCCACCGCACCTTAATGGGATATAGCTATACGGAGCTTTTCTTTCTCGATGAAGTAACAGCTTTAGCAGCGGGCCATCGCCCGTGTTTTGAGTGCCGCCGAAAAGCCGCCAAAGCCTATCAAGCAGCATGGCAAAGTGCCGAAAGGCTGCCTGAAGCGCCGAAGGTCGGCTTTATGGACCCTGTTCTTCATGGCGAGCGGTTAGAGGGAAAAGTACAGCGCCGTCACACTATCCACAAATCGAACATTGTTGATGGCCTCGTGCTTTCGCATGAGGGCGCATTGTATGCAGTAAAGGGTGGGCAATTGCTTCGCTGGAGCTTCGAAGGCTATGCAAGATCACGGTTTAGCGTCGATGACCTGCCAGAGATTTGCACTGGCGTAACGCCTCCTGCCAGCATGAAAGCGCTTGGCCACGGCTACCAACCCATTTGGCACCCAAGCGCCATTTAAAAACCTGATCAATTGATCACGGATTATCATTGGACATTCAAATGGTTGCGTGGTGCTTTGGTTCATGACGAACCGATCAAACGCCCCCTCTCCTCAATCGACAAGCTTCCGCTTTACTGGCTTCGACCTTAGCCTCTATGCAATCATTATCTTTGCGTGGAGCACCAGCTGGTATCCGCTCTCTTTGCAAGTCGGCGTGGTAGCACCTGAAGTATCGCTGACATGGCGGTTTGCTGGTGCCAGCATTTTGATGTTCTTGTTCTTGATCATCACAAAACGTCAAATACGCTTTTCCCTCGCCAATCATGCGCGTTTTGCTCTGCTTGGTATCTTGATCTTCTCGACAAATTTTTTGGTGTTTTATTACGCAGCCCTACAAGGCCTCGCGTCTGGATTGCTCTCGGTAATTTTTTCAACGGCATCCATTACCAGCCTGATTTTGAGTTCAATCTTATTCCGGCAACGACCAGATAATCGGGTGGCGCTCGGTGGTGTCATTGGTCTTTGTGGTATTGCTTTCGTGTTTTGGCCAGAAATTTCGGGCACCACGTTCAATCACAGCGCACTAATCGGCTTCCTATTGGGATTTTGCGGTGTGGTCTGTTTTTCACTCGGTGGCATTTGGTCCGCGAAAAATCAGGCGGCGGGCCTTCCCCTTGTTTCTATGAACGGATGGGGCATGTTTTATGGCACCTTATGGGTGGCTTTAATCTCAGTGGTCAGAGGTCAGCCCTTCATTATTGAAACCACGGCAATCTATCTTGGGTCACTGGTTTGGTTGACCGTGCTTTCAACGCTGCTTGCTTTCGCGGTTTATCTGACATTGCTAGGGCGAATAGGAGCAGCACGGGCGGGCTATGCGACGGTGATATTCCCAATTTTCGCCCTGCTGATTTCAACCGTGACAGAAGGTTATCAATGGACAGCGCTCTCGCTTGTTGGATTAGCCCTCGTCTTGGTTGGAAATTATTTCGTCTTAAGCCGTAGCAAAGCCAGCAAGCAGTAAACCTACCAACCTGCCATGATGTGTCCCGGCCTTAACCGCTTGCCATTTTGACCTTGTATGGTGCGCACTAAAGACGGATCGCCCTGCATATCACTGAGAGGAGATGACAGGTTGCCGAGAGAATCGATCACATGATCCGCCAAGGCTTTCACCGTGTCGCTATAGGTATTACCAGCCCACACGAGTGCGATCTGACAGTTTTCCAATGGTGGAAATCCATCTTCCTCCTTCAACACACGCATACCGCTTCTAAGCGCTGATTCAGGCAGGACAGAAACAGCAAGGCCTGAGAGCACAGTTGCGGCAATCACAGTTGCAGACCAGCTTGAATATTTTAGACTATAACTCCGCCCCTGTTCGACCAATTTAGCCTCCGCCTGCTTTCGCCAAAGGCACGTCTCGCGGCCAAAGGCTGCAGGCAACACGTCTCGCTTGTGGGTGTCGTGATAGGCGGATGTGACCCATAAGAGCGGCTCTTCACGCACCACATGGGCGCTGCCTTTGCTGCTGTCGTGGGTAATCAAGGCAAGATCAAGCCTGCCGTTTTTGATGCCGTCCACGAGATAGGGTGAGGCTTCACAGGCAAATTCAATTTCAACCTTCGGGTTTGAATGGGCAAAACGCGCCAAAACTTCTGGCAGAAATCGATCAGCGAAATCATCCGGCATACCAAAACGAACAACACCTTCTAGCCGATTTTCATCGAAAGCTGCCAAAGTCTCAGAAGACAATTGAACCATCCGGCGGGCATAAACCAATAGCCGCTCACCATCACTACTTAACCGCGATTGCCTGCCATCACGCACAAAGAGAGACTTGCCGATACGCTCTTCTAATCGACGCATTTGCATTGAAACCGCAGACTGGGTTTTGAACACCGTATCAGCCGCTCGGGTGAAGGAGCCATTTTCCGCAATGGCCACGAAAGTCTTTAGTTGATCCAAATCAAGCGGTGTTGCCATGAGAGCCTCCAAAGGTGGTTCTCGCATATTCATCAATTATTGTGATGATATCAATCAAAAACATTCGTTTGATTGATCAAACGAATTCGATCATTCTCATCTTGTCTCTAACAGACATTAATCTCCCCTGTCGCCTTCGCACCATCCCCCCGCGGAGGCGGCTCCTTTATTGCGTCCATCGGTATGCTGTTTGCACACCCCCACCCGATTAGTGCCTGTTTTTGACAATATCTTAGAAAGGAGAACGACAATGACAAACTATCTCGAATTAAACACGCAAACACCGACAATGACACCATGTGGTGCTACACAGAAGCAGACGCTTCCCCTCGCGAAACACGCAGGCTTTACGAAGGCGATTACCGCCACTGTCGTCTCTTCTTTGAGTGCGGTGATGCGAATTGGTGGGCAGGCTTGGTCTGATTATTTTGCCCGTCGCAAAAGCTCCCAAGAAGTACGCAACATGCTCGAGCTTGATAATGCAATTTTGGATGACATGAGCTTGACCCGTGGTGATCTCCATTATGTGCTGAAAAGCCGCTCGCAGCTTTTGCCGACAACACGTTTGAAGCTCATCAGCGTTCAACGGCGCGCGGTCAATCGCAACGATCACATTCGGCGTGCTGAATATCTGCAATCAATCGTGCCAACCCCGTTTAATGGCGAGGCGAAACGGTCCTCATTGCCAAAAGCACAAGGCACCAGCGAACAGCTACACTAGATTGTAGGTTAAAACTTAAGCTCAGAATTTATCTCAATCAGGATGGGTTCTGGGCTTATCTTCGTTTCATGCCGTCCAAATATTGGCTAAAAATATCGTCGACATTTTTGCGGTAATCTTCTTGCACTTTTCTGCCAGTTTCAAACATCTCACCAAACATATCTTCACCGCGTTCTGGCGCACGATATTGCTCACGAGACGCACGTGGTTGGGCACTCATGCCGCCGCCTAGAAAATCTTCCAGCATATTGCCGAACGGGTTATTTCCCATTGGGTTTTGCTGTCTGCGTTGAGTTTGTTGCATACGGCCCATATTGCCGCCCATCATATTTTCCATGAAGCTACCAAGCAGCTCATCCATCATGCCGCCGCCTTGCGATGTACGGCCTTGCGTGCCTTTAAACAGGCCCCCCATAACCATGCTCGCCACCACTGGGAGCATCTTTTTCAAGATCGACGGACCAATGCCAGAGGCAAGAGCGACTTGGTCGGCAACGGCGCGACTTGTGTCTTTTGATCCAAACAAATGGCCTAGGATCGCATTTCCTTCGCCCATCGCTTCATCACGAAAGGCAGAAGCTGGGTCATCATGATATTGCTGATGGCGGCCAGAAGAGAGTGCCGACATGAAATTCATCAACGCCATTGGGTCAGAGGTGTTGCGCTTCAAACCATTGGAGAAGGCAGGCATCATCAATTCAAGCGCTTGCTCAGTTTGCTCCTGCGAAAGACCAAACTGCTTACCCAGCGTATCCATCGCACCGCCATCTTGAGCCTGCATCATCATCTCAAAAAGATTATTCAACGCTCTTCTCCCTATGAAATTCGGTTGGACTAAATAAAAGACTTACGAACGACGACCGTCAACTGTAAGTTTCAGATTAGCGGCTTGATTTATGATACCCAGCCTATCAAAATACCTCACGCTCCTCAGTCAGCTTGATCAATGACCACTGTTTTAAATCTCACCATTCCCTTTTTTGCTGTTATCGCACTTGGCGTAATCGCTGTTCGTTTGGGCATGATTGATGGCTCCGCCTCGCGCATCATCAATGTGTTCGTGTTCAACTTCACCATGCCCGCCTTGGTGATCAGCGGTCTTGCGCGGCAAGATTTTGGTGAGTTGATCGATATTCCTTTTTTGATCGCATGGTTTATCGCAACCACTATCGTCTTCATCATCGGCATGATCTTCAGCCGCGCTTTTTTCAATGGTCGTTTGAGAGAAATGGCACTCACGGGGCAAGCAGCTTCCATTGGCAATGTCGGCTTTTTGGGTTTTCCGCTCATGGCAGCGGCCTTTGGTGCAGATGGCGTGCGGGTTGCGGCAACCGCGTTGCTTATCGACCTTATCCTCTTTGTCCCTTTGAGTATCGCACTGCTTGAAGCCTCCAATGGTGGCTCTATCGGTAACTCACTCAAACGGGTCGTTAAAGCCAGTTTACTCAACCCCTTCATCTTCTCGATTTTTGGTGGGTTCATTCTGTCTGCAACAGGCATTGGACTACCTGGCCCTACCGAACGCTTCGTCGATTTTTTGGCCGGTGCCGCTGGTCCTGCAGCGCTTTTTGCGCTTGGAATTTCACTTGCCAGTCGCAAGTTTGAAGGGGATGGCGCTTCTATCGTTGTTATTTCCGTTCTAAAATTAATCGCACACCCGCTCATCGCCTATGTCGCGCTCACACTTTTTGGCGTGAGAGGTGAAACCTTGATGATTGGGGTGGTGGTTGCCTCCCTACCAGTAGCGGGCAATGTCTTTGTTATCGCTCAACAATACGAGGTTATGGTGCGTCGAATTTCATCGGTGGTGTTAATATCAACAATCATCGCCGTTGTAACAACGGCCTATGCACTCAACTGGGCAAATGTCGGCATATAACGTGCCGCCAATCAAGAAGCTACTCAGCAATAAACGCCCTAGAATGCGTATTCTTTGAAGATCGGCGCGAGGCTTTCATTCCATTCGCCATGATATTTCGCCAGCATCTTTTCTGCTTGCGTCTTACCACTTACGAGCGTTTCAAGAACGGGCTCTAAATATTGCGTCTCATCAAGACCTGTATCGCTGAGGCGTTCGCGCGATTTCAAACCTTCGCGCGACAAGCCAACAACTTCTTTCGCGATTTCATGAACCGTGCGGCCTTTGAGCGTTGCTTGCAGTCCTTCAATCGAAACTGCATCGCGCAATGCTTGCATCTCATCTGTCGTCCAATCAGATATCAGATCGTAGGCTGCATCGAGTGCTGTTTGATTGTAAAGCAATCCAACCCAGAAAGCTGGAAGTGCGCAAATACCACGCCACGGGCCACCATCTGCACCGCGCATTTCCAAGAAACGCTTCAAGCGGACTTCTGGGAAGATCGTCCCTAAATGGTTCACCCAGTCGCCCATCATTGGATAACCTTGTGGCACTGTATTTTTCAAAGCACCATCCATGAACTGGCGGAACGTCGTGCCTGTCACATCGTGATAGTCATCACCGCGCTTTAAGAAATACATCGGCACGTCGAGCGCATATCGCACGTAGGCATCAAAGCCGAAGCCTTTATCAAAAACGAAAGGCAGCATGCCTGCACGGTTGTTGTCCGTGTCTTTCCAAATTTCAGAACGCTCAGACAGACAGCCCGTTGGCTTGCCATCTAAGAACGGAGAATTTGCAAACAGAGCAGTCGCGATCGGCTGCAGGGCAATCGATACCTGCATCTTCTTGATCATGTCCGCTTCTGAGGAGAAATCGAGGTTCACTTGAATGGTGCACGTACGGTGCATCATATCGAGACCACGGGTACCAACCTTCGGCATATAGTTGCGCATAATATCATAGCGCGATTTCGGCATTTTCGGTGTTTCGTCAAACGACCAAATTGGTGATGAGCCGACACCGAGGAAATTGATATTGAGATCGTCCGCACATTTTCTAACGTGCATCAAATGCGTATGCGCTTCTTTGCATGTGTCGTGGATTGTCTCTAAAGGCGCACCAGATAATTCAAACTGCCCGCCTGGTTCAATAGAAATCGCACCGCCGCCGCTTTTTGCAGCAAGGCCAATGATGCGACCATCATCAACAATTGGTTCCCAATCAAGCAGCGCTTGCATGGATGTTAGAAGCGCCTCAATGCCATCTGGCCCCTCATAGGGGATAGGCTCATTGGTGTTGGGACGGAAGCCAAACTTCTCGTGCTCTGTGCCAATACGAAAATCAGCTTCTGGCTTGCAACCTTCTGCAATCCAGTTTGCGAGTTCTGCCACGCCCTCAATCGGCGTTTC encodes the following:
- a CDS encoding AEC family transporter, giving the protein MTTVLNLTIPFFAVIALGVIAVRLGMIDGSASRIINVFVFNFTMPALVISGLARQDFGELIDIPFLIAWFIATTIVFIIGMIFSRAFFNGRLREMALTGQAASIGNVGFLGFPLMAAAFGADGVRVAATALLIDLILFVPLSIALLEASNGGSIGNSLKRVVKASLLNPFIFSIFGGFILSATGIGLPGPTERFVDFLAGAAGPAALFALGISLASRKFEGDGASIVVISVLKLIAHPLIAYVALTLFGVRGETLMIGVVVASLPVAGNVFVIAQQYEVMVRRISSVVLISTIIAVVTTAYALNWANVGI
- a CDS encoding DUF937 domain-containing protein, encoding MNNLFEMMMQAQDGGAMDTLGKQFGLSQEQTEQALELMMPAFSNGLKRNTSDPMALMNFMSALSSGRHQQYHDDPASAFRDEAMGEGNAILGHLFGSKDTSRAVADQVALASGIGPSILKKMLPVVASMVMGGLFKGTQGRTSQGGGMMDELLGSFMENMMGGNMGRMQQTQRRQQNPMGNNPFGNMLEDFLGGGMSAQPRASREQYRAPERGEDMFGEMFETGRKVQEDYRKNVDDIFSQYLDGMKRR
- a CDS encoding glutamate--cysteine ligase — protein: MARDVVDETPIEGVAELANWIAEGCKPEADFRIGTEHEKFGFRPNTNEPIPYEGPDGIEALLTSMQALLDWEPIVDDGRIIGLAAKSGGGAISIEPGGQFELSGAPLETIHDTCKEAHTHLMHVRKCADDLNINFLGVGSSPIWSFDETPKMPKSRYDIMRNYMPKVGTRGLDMMHRTCTIQVNLDFSSEADMIKKMQVSIALQPIATALFANSPFLDGKPTGCLSERSEIWKDTDNNRAGMLPFVFDKGFGFDAYVRYALDVPMYFLKRGDDYHDVTGTTFRQFMDGALKNTVPQGYPMMGDWVNHLGTIFPEVRLKRFLEMRGADGGPWRGICALPAFWVGLLYNQTALDAAYDLISDWTTDEMQALRDAVSIEGLQATLKGRTVHEIAKEVVGLSREGLKSRERLSDTGLDETQYLEPVLETLVSGKTQAEKMLAKYHGEWNESLAPIFKEYAF